The Drosophila innubila isolate TH190305 chromosome 2R unlocalized genomic scaffold, UK_Dinn_1.0 1_C_2R, whole genome shotgun sequence DNA window GCCCGAAATGAGAAATGCTAAACACGTGTCGTCGCCTTTCATGATTTCATTATTTCATTAGCACGTTGCGTTTTCAAGTGTCATTAAAGTTTTTagcaaatatgaaaaacacTTAGCCAAAAGTGCTGAACGACCAGTTGATGGGTTGACTAGGCAACggcaacgttgcgtatgcgttatatttatatttgtgtgtattttgtctaaaaataatatggaCAAGTGCTAGATTGAATAAAAATCGTATATTTCAAGCTGTCAAAGGCAATTTAAGCTGAAACGTAAACAGACACgcacactcccacacacacacacacacctacatacATTGCGGCAGGCATCAggccaaacaacaacaacaacaacaactacaactagaGCTACAACAACTGATGTGCGGTTTTGGTTTCATGGCTTACGGTTTTGATTGCTGCCATCGCTCAATTGATTTTCCACTAATGCCATCGATTGGCACAGtcgaaataaaagtgaaatgcaaagtattaaaaaacacacacacacccacacacacacacacaaaggcaAGCTGAAacttaaatatcaaaataaacaatttgtcatgcttgtatttaaaataaaaaataaaaataagtgaaattGGAAATGAAAATCATTTCACATGAAATTGAATCGCATCGAAAATAAGAATACAttcattccattccattcagcataaaacattaaaacttaaataggATTAGTTGCGGCTACGTTAAATAGAGCTCCATTTGTTCAGTTGAGCGAAAAGTGAAAATCAGCATAAAGAACCCGcaaataaagatttaaatgAATTCTAAACAGACAtagaaattcaataaataaaaaaaacaaaaaaaattctgtaaataaatgaaaatattgcaacaaaaagtgaacaaatttaaaaagataacTATCGTTATTTAGAAAGCTGCCAAAAAATTCTTGGCAGATTGTAGAAATTGATATGGCCCAGAGTCGCATAAATCTTTTTGGCCAACAGCTGAATTACCTTACAAATAGATTTCAATACGCTTTGCAGCGGGTATAACGATTTGGTTGCCAATTGTGTAACAGGTAGAGGACTTAATATATTATCTTAGCTTATCTTAACTCAATTGCCAGGGTATTAAGTCTTCCTTGCTTTGAAgcgaaatgtattttatttgtgtgtgtttgtgtgtgtctgtggtCCCTTACGCCCACATATTTGCTGTCACTTGCTGCCCACACTTTTGTGGGCGTGTCCCTTTGCCCTTTGCCCCTCAATGCACataaatgtcaaatgcaaGTTTCATAATAATTCATTTCAATGCAAGACAGTCTGCATTTGATCTGTGTCCTCTTTATCCATTCTTCCGTACTTCCATCTTCTTCCACTTCTTTGCAACTTTGTAATATTCTCCTgcgaaattattaattaactgatttttaagcatttcatttgcatattttg harbors:
- the LOC117785937 gene encoding uncharacterized protein LOC117785937; its protein translation is MCGFGFMAYGFDCCHRSIDFPLMPSIGTVEIKVKCKVLKNTQLKYQNKQFTLILILEP